One genomic window of Malaciobacter molluscorum LMG 25693 includes the following:
- the hrpB gene encoding ATP-dependent helicase HrpB, translated as MNNLPIYEVLDELKLKLKHENRVILQATTGSGKSTVIPISLLKEDYLKNKKIIVLEPRRLAARVIAKQLAKNLNENVGKTVGYQVKLDSCFSKETKILVITEALLIRKIQSNQSIDDIGLIIFDEFHERSIHTDLTLAFSLQIQEFLREDLKLLIMSATLNSEKLSEFLNASIITSIAKNYDVKNIYLPKDIRQPKYEDVSLVIETIYKALTYTNKNILVFLHGQKQIIEVKNSLNISKDILVLPLYSNLNKKLQDLAISKQNKRKIILATNVAQTSLTIEDVNVVIDSGLEKVSRYDSSTGLNYLELSFISKESALQRQGRAGRLENGICYKLWHESKILDETLKPEILRTDLTQTLLELSLWQINSFDDLKWIDKPNEISITHAKELLVNLNMMDENYKITSFGQKAIKLGIHPRFAYMILKANQLGFAYEASILASIFNENGINNDIFSFFIDCYEKQKNANILKEANLYIKKLKEVESINKKTFSYDLLGVLALFAYPDRLGKIREKDDIRYKLSNNKGAKLSKDNILFNEDFLVAINVNTNNIDSFIINAFKINLNDIYKYFSFYIKEEENIIFDKKNNKLQSRKTKYFLNLELDITPCKIDESNLKNLIIQVIKEEGLTLFNWDKKAILLKQRVDFLNYNDKTLGFASFDEKDLLNDIEDWLSIYLNDIKSIFDLKKLDLYSILINRLSWKQQKELDQLAPIYYLAASGSKIKIDYSNIKLPKLSIKIQEIFGTYDSIKILNNKIILQIELLSPALRPIQITNDLRSFWQNSYEEVRKELRGKYKKHYWPENPYSAQATNKLKKNMK; from the coding sequence ATGAATAATTTGCCAATATATGAAGTCTTAGATGAACTAAAATTAAAGTTAAAACATGAAAATAGAGTTATTTTACAAGCTACAACAGGATCGGGTAAAAGTACAGTAATCCCTATTTCTTTATTAAAAGAAGATTATTTAAAAAATAAAAAAATTATAGTTTTAGAACCAAGAAGATTAGCTGCACGAGTTATTGCAAAACAATTAGCAAAAAATTTAAATGAAAATGTAGGTAAAACAGTTGGTTATCAAGTTAAATTAGATAGTTGTTTTTCAAAAGAGACTAAAATATTAGTTATAACTGAAGCTTTGTTAATTAGAAAAATACAATCAAACCAAAGTATTGATGATATAGGTTTGATAATTTTTGATGAGTTTCATGAAAGAAGTATTCATACAGATTTAACTTTGGCTTTTTCTCTTCAAATTCAAGAATTTTTAAGAGAAGATTTAAAGCTTTTAATAATGTCTGCAACATTAAATAGCGAAAAATTATCAGAGTTCTTAAATGCTTCTATTATTACTTCAATTGCTAAAAATTATGATGTAAAAAATATTTATTTACCTAAAGATATAAGACAACCAAAATATGAAGATGTAAGTTTAGTTATTGAGACAATTTATAAAGCTTTAACTTATACAAATAAAAATATTTTAGTATTTTTACATGGACAAAAACAGATAATTGAAGTTAAAAATAGTTTAAATATAAGTAAAGATATTTTAGTTTTACCTTTATATTCTAATCTTAATAAAAAGCTTCAAGATTTAGCAATTTCAAAACAAAATAAAAGAAAAATTATACTTGCAACAAATGTTGCTCAAACATCTTTGACAATTGAAGACGTAAATGTTGTAATTGATTCAGGATTAGAAAAAGTTTCAAGATATGATAGTTCAACAGGATTAAATTATTTAGAATTAAGTTTTATTTCTAAAGAATCTGCACTTCAAAGACAAGGTAGAGCCGGTAGGTTAGAAAATGGTATTTGTTATAAGTTATGGCATGAATCAAAAATATTAGATGAAACATTAAAGCCTGAGATTTTAAGAACAGATTTAACTCAAACATTATTAGAATTATCTTTATGGCAAATAAATAGTTTTGATGATTTAAAATGGATAGATAAACCAAATGAAATATCAATAACTCATGCAAAAGAGTTATTAGTAAATTTAAATATGATGGATGAAAATTATAAAATAACTTCTTTTGGTCAAAAAGCAATAAAATTAGGAATTCATCCTAGGTTTGCTTATATGATTTTAAAAGCAAATCAATTAGGTTTTGCATATGAAGCTTCAATATTAGCATCAATTTTTAATGAAAATGGTATAAATAATGATATTTTTTCTTTTTTTATTGATTGTTATGAAAAACAAAAAAATGCAAATATTTTAAAAGAAGCAAATTTATATATAAAAAAATTAAAAGAAGTTGAATCTATTAATAAAAAAACTTTTTCGTATGATTTATTAGGTGTACTTGCATTATTTGCTTATCCTGATAGGTTAGGAAAAATAAGAGAAAAAGATGATATACGATATAAACTTAGTAATAATAAAGGTGCTAAACTTTCTAAAGATAATATACTTTTTAATGAAGATTTTTTAGTAGCAATTAATGTAAATACAAACAATATAGATTCTTTTATAATAAATGCATTTAAAATTAATTTAAATGATATTTATAAATATTTTAGTTTTTATATAAAAGAAGAAGAAAATATAATATTTGATAAAAAAAATAATAAACTTCAATCAAGAAAAACTAAATATTTTTTAAATTTAGAATTAGATATTACTCCTTGTAAAATAGATGAAAGTAATTTAAAAAATTTAATAATACAAGTTATAAAAGAAGAAGGTTTAACTCTTTTTAATTGGGATAAAAAAGCAATTTTATTAAAACAAAGAGTTGATTTTCTAAATTATAATGATAAAACTTTAGGTTTTGCTTCTTTTGATGAAAAAGATTTATTAAATGATATTGAAGATTGGTTAAGTATATATTTAAATGATATTAAGTCTATTTTTGATTTAAAAAAATTAGACCTTTATTCAATTTTGATTAATAGATTATCTTGGAAACAACAAAAAGAACTTGACCAATTAGCACCTATATATTATTTGGCAGCTAGTGGTTCAAAAATAAAAATAGATTATTCAAATATCAAATTGCCAAAATTGAGTATAAAAATTCAAGAAATATTTGGAACATATGATTCCATAAAAATTTTAAATAATAAAATTATTTTGCAAATTGAATTATTATCACCTGCATTAAGACCTATTCAAATAACTAATGATTTAAGAAGTTTTTGGCAGAATTCATATGAAGAAGTAAGAAAAGAACTTCGAGGAAAATATAAAAAACATTATTGGCCTGAAAATCCATATTCTGCTCAAGCTACAAATAAACTCAAAAAGAATATGAAATAA
- a CDS encoding peptidylprolyl isomerase: protein MAQATARHILVNTEKLAKKIKKEILNKEISFEKAAKKFSKCPSGKKGGELGMFKKGDMVKEFDEVVFTKELNKVHGPIKTEFGFHLIEITGRI from the coding sequence ATGGCACAAGCAACAGCAAGACATATTTTAGTAAATACAGAAAAACTAGCCAAAAAGATAAAAAAAGAGATATTAAATAAAGAAATTAGTTTTGAAAAAGCAGCTAAAAAATTTTCTAAATGTCCTTCAGGTAAAAAAGGTGGGGAATTAGGAATGTTTAAAAAAGGTGATATGGTTAAAGAGTTTGATGAAGTTGTATTTACAAAAGAATTAAATAAAGTTCATGGACCTATAAAAACAGAATTTGGTTTTCATCTAATTGAAATAACAGGAAGAATATAA
- a CDS encoding lysophospholipid acyltransferase family protein → MIKIFPNLKKIKIAIYAMYLTNKYGVKLKKSKSSQEKMNLRLEYSLKLLDKLNIKIDIVNKEQIPKTGQYLLVSNHRSIIDPLIIEIALKNSAINGFWVAKKELYNSLFFGSFTRNAGCILIDRESNNMSEFFKRTKEVVKEGHSIFIFPEGTRNTTTEKLSDFKDGSKLIALKNRLNILPVFIKDNADEILKDAINNGTKDLTINVQIGEVISYRDKQSLKANYKKQFNI, encoded by the coding sequence GTGATTAAAATATTTCCAAATCTAAAAAAAATCAAAATAGCTATATATGCTATGTATCTAACAAATAAATATGGAGTAAAACTTAAAAAATCAAAAAGTTCACAAGAAAAAATGAATCTAAGACTTGAATATTCTTTAAAATTACTAGATAAATTAAATATTAAAATAGATATAGTAAATAAAGAACAAATACCCAAAACAGGTCAATATCTTCTTGTTTCAAATCATAGAAGTATAATTGATCCATTAATAATTGAAATAGCATTAAAAAATAGTGCAATAAATGGTTTTTGGGTTGCAAAAAAAGAACTATATAATTCACTTTTTTTTGGAAGTTTTACAAGAAATGCAGGATGTATTCTAATAGATAGAGAATCAAATAATATGTCTGAATTTTTTAAAAGAACTAAAGAAGTTGTAAAAGAAGGACACTCTATTTTTATTTTTCCAGAAGGAACAAGAAATACAACAACAGAAAAATTAAGCGATTTTAAAGATGGTTCAAAATTAATTGCTTTAAAAAATAGATTAAATATTTTACCTGTATTTATAAAAGATAATGCAGATGAGATTTTAAAAGATGCTATAAATAATGGTACAAAAGATTTAACAATCAATGTACAAATTGGTGAAGTAATAAGTTATCGAGATAAACAATCATTAAAAGCCAATTATAAAAAGCAGTTTAATATATAA
- a CDS encoding alpha/beta fold hydrolase yields MREKIYLIPGLMTDERLWQRFTPLLKDKFEFVHINIPNTSDYDQINTILDKTLKEKRVNILGFSLGSYIATYFSIMFPHRVKRLFNVAGTPSKTNNIEINRRTEKINSINKNGFTLLGEKKALSLLENKNDKDLVKLVQLMYENLGKEVFINQLGSTLYRKDLFEYIKNIDIPIYYYYSVGDRLLNHDAIKILKDMKLKNINICSREGISHNIPLEDPINFSKQIVSWMNTKV; encoded by the coding sequence ATGAGAGAAAAAATATATTTAATACCTGGTCTTATGACAGATGAAAGGTTATGGCAAAGGTTTACTCCTTTATTAAAAGATAAATTTGAATTTGTACATATAAATATACCAAATACAAGTGATTATGATCAAATAAATACTATTTTAGATAAAACATTAAAAGAAAAGAGAGTTAATATTTTAGGTTTTTCTCTTGGAAGTTATATTGCAACTTATTTTTCAATAATGTTTCCACATAGAGTAAAAAGACTTTTTAATGTTGCTGGAACTCCAAGTAAAACAAATAATATAGAAATTAATAGAAGAACAGAAAAAATAAATAGTATTAATAAAAATGGATTTACTTTATTAGGTGAAAAAAAAGCTTTATCTTTATTAGAAAATAAAAATGATAAAGATTTAGTGAAATTAGTTCAATTAATGTATGAAAATTTAGGTAAAGAGGTTTTTATAAATCAATTAGGTTCAACGTTATATAGAAAAGATTTATTTGAATATATTAAAAATATTGATATACCAATTTATTACTATTATAGTGTAGGTGATAGGCTTTTAAATCATGATGCAATAAAAATCTTAAAAGATATGAAATTAAAAAATATAAATATTTGTAGTAGAGAAGGAATAAGTCATAATATTCCCTTAGAAGATCCTATTAATTTTAGTAAACAAATAGTATCTTGGATGAATACAAAAGTATAA
- a CDS encoding PhzF family phenazine biosynthesis protein produces MKLKIDIVDAFTDELFKGNQAAVIILNEWIDESLMQNIAIENNLSETAFLVQDEHEVYHIRWFSPICEIDFCGHATLASSHILFNENKQLNNLTFFAKAIGEFEVKKVDDLIQMDFPNRKPEILNEIPTEIIEGLSITPIEVYKSSQAYFAIYENKDDVLNVTYKNEILKELAPFDVVVTSMDNSNKYDFISRYFWPANGGDEDPVTGSIHAGLAPLWKDKLNKNKFVALQASKRTGVLFCEVKENRVLISGKAISYLQGFIEI; encoded by the coding sequence ATGAAATTAAAAATTGACATAGTAGATGCTTTTACTGATGAGTTATTTAAAGGAAATCAAGCAGCTGTAATTATTTTAAATGAGTGGATAGATGAAAGTCTAATGCAAAATATTGCAATAGAAAATAATCTATCAGAAACTGCATTTTTAGTTCAAGATGAACATGAAGTATATCATATTAGATGGTTTTCTCCTATTTGTGAAATAGATTTTTGCGGACATGCAACATTAGCAAGTTCTCATATTTTATTTAATGAAAATAAACAGTTAAATAATTTAACGTTTTTTGCAAAAGCTATTGGAGAGTTTGAAGTAAAAAAAGTTGATGATTTAATACAAATGGATTTTCCAAATAGAAAACCTGAAATTTTAAATGAGATACCAACTGAGATAATTGAAGGTTTATCTATAACTCCAATAGAAGTTTATAAGAGTTCACAAGCATATTTTGCCATTTATGAAAATAAAGATGATGTTTTAAATGTAACATATAAAAATGAAATTCTTAAAGAACTTGCACCTTTTGATGTTGTTGTTACTTCAATGGATAATAGTAATAAATATGATTTTATTTCTAGATATTTTTGGCCAGCAAATGGAGGAGATGAAGATCCTGTTACTGGTTCTATTCATGCAGGCCTTGCTCCTTTATGGAAAGATAAATTAAATAAAAATAAATTTGTTGCTCTTCAAGCTTCTAAAAGAACGGGAGTTTTATTTTGCGAAGTAAAAGAAAATAGAGTATTAATTAGTGGTAAAGCTATTAGTTATTTACAAGGTTTTATTGAAATCTGA
- a CDS encoding dienelactone hydrolase family protein: protein MKILVLTDIFGKVYLSNKLINFTSDLIILEPYEGEELFFLDEKDAYESFIKKCGHEKYLEKALNICKKENIDVILGFSAGGTVAWRLSSLYLPNLKKIICFYPSLIRDYLQLKPKVNTNIVFAKYEDSFDTKQISNILLDKQNVEVEISSYNHGFMNKKSKNYNNIAFEKYLEKLKKMVFNI from the coding sequence TTGAAAATTCTTGTTTTGACAGATATTTTTGGTAAAGTTTATTTATCTAATAAATTAATAAACTTTACAAGTGATTTAATTATTTTAGAACCTTATGAAGGTGAAGAACTCTTTTTTTTAGATGAAAAAGATGCTTATGAGAGTTTTATAAAAAAGTGTGGACATGAAAAATATCTTGAAAAAGCATTGAATATTTGTAAAAAAGAAAATATTGATGTTATTCTTGGGTTTAGTGCAGGAGGAACTGTTGCTTGGAGATTATCTTCTTTGTATTTGCCTAACCTAAAAAAAATAATATGTTTTTATCCTTCTTTAATTAGAGATTATTTGCAATTAAAACCAAAAGTTAATACAAATATTGTTTTTGCAAAATATGAAGATTCTTTTGATACAAAACAAATATCAAATATTTTATTAGATAAACAAAATGTTGAGGTTGAAATAAGTTCTTATAATCATGGTTTTATGAATAAAAAATCAAAAAATTATAATAATATAGCATTTGAAAAATATTTAGAAAAACTAAAAAAAATGGTTTTTAATATTTAA
- a CDS encoding NAD(P)-dependent oxidoreductase — protein sequence MNKVFITDKVVDPYIEKDVLGDELSDTLHEDIEVIIVWHKKITKEFTDKLPKLKAMIRYGVGYDVFQDLEYFKQKGIYAVNTPDYGTDEVSDSAIAMIMNIARGISRYDYKCREYRDSWQINTLDYIKRTSDYKLGVIGAGRIGGSVILKANALRFQTHFYDPYLSAGTEKMLGAKRFDTLDELLETCDIISINCPLTDETKAMIDEKFISKMKKGSSLVNTARGAIVKNLDVFYEPLKSGHLNCVNLDVLPNEPAGDGLMLDAWRAKEQWLDGRFIINPHTAFYSDKAEFDMRNKAALNAKRVIEGKKPINIVNGL from the coding sequence ATGAATAAAGTTTTTATAACAGATAAAGTTGTTGATCCTTATATAGAAAAAGATGTATTAGGTGATGAATTATCGGATACTTTACATGAAGATATAGAAGTAATAATAGTTTGGCATAAAAAAATTACAAAAGAATTTACAGATAAATTGCCAAAATTAAAAGCGATGATAAGATATGGTGTTGGGTATGATGTTTTTCAAGATTTAGAATATTTTAAACAAAAAGGAATTTATGCTGTAAATACTCCTGATTATGGTACAGATGAAGTTAGTGATAGTGCAATTGCAATGATTATGAATATTGCAAGAGGTATTTCAAGATATGATTATAAGTGTAGAGAGTATAGAGATTCTTGGCAAATAAATACACTAGATTATATAAAAAGAACAAGTGATTATAAACTTGGTGTAATTGGTGCAGGAAGAATTGGTGGAAGTGTTATTTTAAAAGCAAATGCACTTAGATTTCAAACACATTTTTATGATCCTTATTTATCAGCAGGAACAGAAAAAATGCTTGGAGCAAAAAGGTTCGATACACTTGATGAACTTTTGGAAACTTGCGATATTATCTCAATAAATTGTCCTTTAACTGATGAAACAAAAGCAATGATTGATGAAAAGTTTATTTCTAAAATGAAAAAAGGATCATCATTAGTAAATACTGCACGTGGTGCAATTGTAAAAAATTTAGATGTTTTTTATGAACCTTTAAAAAGTGGACATTTAAATTGTGTAAATTTAGATGTATTACCAAATGAGCCAGCTGGTGATGGCTTAATGTTAGATGCATGGAGAGCCAAAGAACAATGGCTTGATGGAAGATTTATTATCAATCCTCATACAGCATTTTATAGTGATAAAGCAGAATTTGATATGAGAAATAAAGCTGCATTGAATGCAAAAAGAGTAATTGAAGGTAAAAAACCAATTAATATAGTTAATGGTTTATAA
- the argC gene encoding N-acetyl-gamma-glutamyl-phosphate reductase produces the protein MKFKIFVDGQYGTTGLKIHEMLENRDEIELLTINEEDKKNDEVKKELLNSADLVFLCLPDAASKHSVSLITNDKVKVIDASTAHRTNPQWVYGIPELTSTQREKIKNSNRVCVPGCHASGLIIAMKPLLEKGILPKSQKLICHSITGFSGGGSTMIDDYENGSFDEVGGQRPYALALNHKHLPEMKYMLDLQEAPLFTPSIGNFKQGMLVMSYLVKKDFLFSASRDELINLYKDYYKGENFINIIEENEQYLDNGLLNPMKCNNTNTLEISVYENETDMVVISRLDNLGKGASGAAVQCMNIMLGIDEKQGLKSK, from the coding sequence ATGAAATTTAAAATTTTTGTAGATGGTCAATATGGAACAACTGGTTTAAAAATCCATGAGATGTTAGAAAATAGAGATGAAATAGAGTTACTTACAATTAATGAAGAAGATAAAAAAAATGATGAAGTTAAGAAAGAATTATTAAATAGTGCCGATTTAGTTTTTTTATGTCTTCCTGATGCTGCATCTAAACATTCGGTTAGTTTAATTACAAATGATAAAGTTAAAGTAATAGATGCAAGTACAGCACATAGAACAAATCCGCAATGGGTTTATGGAATTCCTGAGCTTACATCAACACAAAGAGAGAAGATAAAAAACTCAAATAGAGTTTGTGTTCCAGGTTGTCATGCTAGTGGATTAATTATTGCTATGAAACCTCTACTTGAAAAAGGAATTTTACCAAAATCTCAAAAATTAATTTGTCACTCAATCACTGGTTTTAGTGGTGGTGGAAGTACAATGATAGATGATTATGAAAACGGAAGTTTTGATGAAGTTGGTGGTCAAAGACCATATGCTTTAGCTTTAAACCATAAACACTTACCAGAAATGAAATATATGTTAGATTTACAAGAAGCACCTTTATTTACTCCAAGTATTGGTAATTTTAAACAAGGTATGCTTGTAATGAGTTATTTAGTAAAGAAAGATTTTCTATTTAGTGCTTCAAGAGATGAATTAATTAATCTTTATAAAGACTATTATAAAGGTGAAAACTTTATCAATATTATAGAAGAAAATGAACAGTATTTAGATAATGGATTATTAAATCCAATGAAATGTAATAATACAAATACATTAGAAATATCTGTATATGAAAATGAAACTGATATGGTAGTAATTTCAAGATTAGATAATCTTGGAAAAGGAGCTTCTGGTGCAGCAGTTCAATGTATGAATATTATGTTAGGTATTGATGAAAAACAAGGTTTAAAATCAAAATAA
- the pstS gene encoding phosphate ABC transporter substrate-binding protein PstS — MKKVLLFTALALGTTFASAADIKGSGASFPYSVYQSWIKAYHSATQTQVDYVKKGSSSGIKDIKARAVDFAGSDAPLNPNQLEKAKLYQFPAVVGAVVISYNVPNAKDLKISREALAEIALGKVKYWDNELIKKTNPNVDLPHKKLTFVHRADGSGTTFNFTYYLSKISKEWRKSFGAKKSLNWPGDHHIGGKTNTGVAALVKQTPYSIGYIDYADAKNNNLHMAVVENKEGHYIKPELKAFQAAAAKADLDPKKDFYSVIADPAGKNAYPIVAATFILLPKEKAQTNKEVTAFYNYSFKNSAKLATELGFVPLPDSLTDKIRKYWSEKGVM, encoded by the coding sequence ATGAAAAAAGTATTATTATTTACAGCATTAGCATTAGGTACAACATTTGCTTCTGCAGCGGATATTAAAGGAAGTGGAGCATCGTTTCCATATAGTGTTTATCAATCATGGATAAAAGCATATCATAGTGCAACACAAACTCAAGTTGATTATGTAAAAAAAGGTAGTTCAAGCGGAATAAAAGATATAAAAGCAAGAGCAGTTGATTTTGCAGGTTCTGATGCACCTTTAAATCCTAATCAATTAGAAAAAGCTAAATTATATCAATTCCCTGCAGTTGTTGGAGCTGTTGTAATTAGTTATAATGTTCCAAATGCAAAAGATTTAAAAATCAGTAGAGAAGCACTTGCTGAAATTGCTTTAGGTAAAGTAAAATATTGGGATAATGAATTAATCAAAAAAACAAATCCTAATGTAGATCTTCCTCATAAAAAATTAACTTTTGTTCATAGAGCTGATGGTTCAGGAACAACTTTTAACTTCACTTATTATTTAAGTAAAATTTCTAAAGAATGGAGAAAAAGTTTTGGTGCTAAAAAATCTTTAAATTGGCCAGGTGATCATCATATTGGGGGTAAAACAAATACAGGTGTTGCTGCATTAGTTAAACAAACTCCTTATTCAATTGGTTATATTGATTATGCAGATGCAAAAAATAATAACTTACATATGGCTGTTGTAGAGAATAAAGAGGGTCACTATATTAAACCAGAATTAAAAGCTTTCCAAGCAGCTGCTGCTAAAGCTGATTTAGATCCTAAAAAAGATTTCTATTCTGTAATTGCAGATCCAGCTGGAAAAAATGCATATCCAATTGTTGCTGCTACTTTTATTCTTTTACCAAAAGAAAAAGCACAAACAAACAAAGAAGTTACTGCATTTTATAACTACTCATTTAAAAATAGTGCAAAATTAGCTACTGAATTAGGTTTTGTTCCATTACCAGATAGCTTAACAGATAAAATTAGAAAATACTGGTCTGAAAAAGGCGTAATGTAA
- the pstC gene encoding phosphate ABC transporter permease subunit PstC: protein MEKIFKNMSLLSASIVLVILIGIFFTLFLSSKQAMDEFGLSFVTNPAWQTEVALNPKEAKNVVVDEYSLFPDEEPTKTIYGGLVPIVGTILSTLIALVFALPIAMGIAVFLAEIAPKNVSHVVGIAIELLAAIPSIIFGMWGLFYFAPIIQKIVGGYQVSLLTAGLVLGIMILPFMAAITRDSMKTTPDILKESAYALGATKFEVIKDVIFPYSKVGIIGSIILALGRALGETMAVAFLIGSVFELPKAINSPTISIPVALANNFGEATGLGASSLFYLAFLLFLISFIVISIAKFYFLKKVKK from the coding sequence ATGGAAAAAATTTTTAAAAATATGTCTTTGTTAAGTGCATCAATTGTACTTGTAATATTAATCGGAATCTTCTTTACTTTATTTCTTTCTTCAAAACAAGCAATGGATGAGTTTGGACTTAGTTTTGTAACAAATCCAGCATGGCAAACAGAAGTTGCATTAAATCCAAAAGAAGCAAAAAATGTAGTTGTTGATGAGTATAGTCTTTTCCCAGATGAAGAACCTACTAAAACAATTTATGGTGGATTAGTTCCAATTGTTGGTACTATTCTTTCTACTTTAATTGCTTTAGTTTTTGCTCTTCCAATTGCAATGGGAATTGCAGTCTTTTTAGCAGAAATTGCACCCAAAAATGTATCTCATGTAGTAGGAATAGCTATAGAATTATTAGCAGCAATTCCTAGTATTATTTTTGGTATGTGGGGACTTTTTTATTTTGCTCCAATTATTCAAAAAATAGTAGGAGGTTATCAAGTATCTTTATTAACAGCAGGTCTTGTTCTTGGAATTATGATTTTACCATTTATGGCTGCAATTACAAGAGATAGTATGAAAACTACTCCTGATATTTTAAAAGAATCAGCTTATGCACTTGGAGCAACAAAATTTGAAGTAATAAAAGATGTAATTTTCCCTTATTCTAAAGTTGGTATTATAGGTTCAATTATTTTAGCACTTGGACGTGCATTAGGTGAAACAATGGCAGTTGCTTTTTTAATTGGTTCAGTTTTCGAACTTCCAAAAGCAATTAACTCACCAACGATTTCAATTCCAGTAGCACTAGCAAATAATTTTGGTGAAGCAACAGGATTAGGTGCTTCTTCTTTATTCTATTTAGCATTTTTACTATTCTTGATTAGTTTTATAGTTATCTCAATTGCTAAATTTTATTTTCTTAAAAAGGTTAAAAAATGA
- the pstA gene encoding phosphate ABC transporter permease PstA yields MRLLLNKLVLLLAILSACAGLAFLAWILITLFLKGITSFHFGLFVDDLISNGLRNLIIGQFIMAGLASLIGIPIGVLAGVYLQEYGYNSKFTRLIRDLNDIMVSAPSIVIGAFVYAIIVIPTGGASGFAGSIALTIMMIPIVINTTDNMLSLVPTELREAGIAIGASKYRVIMDIIIKAAKVGIMTGLLLSFARIIGETAPLLFTSGTSNYFTLDLTQTFPSLTVSIYDLANDPVQASRDLAWAASFILTVLVLMINLIGRYITRHKG; encoded by the coding sequence ATGAGATTACTATTAAATAAACTAGTATTACTTTTAGCAATCTTATCTGCATGCGCAGGTTTGGCTTTTTTAGCTTGGATTTTAATCACACTGTTTTTGAAAGGAATCACTTCATTCCATTTTGGATTATTTGTTGATGATTTAATTAGTAATGGTCTTAGAAACTTAATAATTGGTCAATTTATTATGGCTGGTCTTGCATCATTAATTGGTATTCCAATTGGTGTTTTAGCTGGTGTTTATTTACAAGAGTATGGATACAATAGTAAATTTACAAGATTGATAAGAGATTTAAATGATATTATGGTTAGTGCTCCATCTATTGTAATTGGTGCGTTTGTTTATGCAATAATTGTTATTCCAACTGGAGGAGCAAGTGGATTTGCAGGAAGTATTGCATTAACTATTATGATGATTCCAATTGTTATAAATACTACGGATAATATGCTTTCATTAGTTCCAACAGAATTAAGAGAAGCAGGTATTGCAATTGGAGCTAGCAAATATAGAGTAATTATGGATATTATAATTAAAGCAGCAAAAGTTGGGATTATGACAGGATTACTATTATCATTTGCTAGAATTATTGGAGAAACAGCACCATTATTATTTACAAGTGGTACAAGTAATTATTTTACTTTAGATTTAACACAAACATTTCCATCTTTAACAGTTAGTATTTATGACCTTGCAAATGATCCTGTTCAAGCAAGTAGAGACTTAGCATGGGCAGCATCATTTATTTTAACAGTATTAGTTCTAATGATAAACTTAATTGGAAGATATATTACAAGACACAAAGGATAA